In a genomic window of Alphaproteobacteria bacterium:
- a CDS encoding exodeoxyribonuclease VII small subunit, translated as MSKLRPVESLSFEEALIELESIVKSLETGQAPLEESITSYERGTLLKKHCETKLRDAQAKIEKITVRDDGSIATQPLDPED; from the coding sequence ATGTCGAAACTGCGCCCCGTGGAATCGCTCTCTTTCGAGGAAGCGCTCATCGAACTCGAATCGATTGTCAAAAGCCTTGAAACGGGTCAGGCGCCTCTGGAGGAATCTATTACCTCCTACGAACGCGGCACGTTGTTGAAAAAACATTGCGAAACCAAGCTGCGCGACGCACAGGCCAAAATCGAAAAAATCACCGTCAGGGACGACGGATCGATTGCCACTCAACCCCTAGACCCCGAAGATTAA
- the thrB gene encoding homoserine kinase, whose protein sequence is MAVYTHITAAQLSDFLKGYDLGTLVSFEGIAQGVSNTNYHVFTDQGRFILTLFEERRVKAEDLPFFFAFSDHLSQRGIQTPRALPDRNGRSFGMLAERAATFLNFLPGKDIPKVQLTADHCASFGEGLARMHLASEGFDLKRKNSMGPERWQVLAEKTAGGADRFEPGLRAFIAEELQMLMASWPTMEEAPIPVGAIHADLFPDNIFFLDGRMNAVIDFYFSCTDFYAYDLAISINAWCFTPDHRFSPERYRALMGSYLGVRALSDEERRLLPLLCRGAALRILLSRLEETLEHDPEKTLMIPHDPGEYLTKLRFHQVEGLPRV, encoded by the coding sequence ATGGCCGTTTACACGCATATCACCGCCGCGCAGCTTTCAGATTTTCTTAAAGGGTATGATCTCGGCACGCTGGTTTCGTTCGAAGGGATCGCGCAGGGCGTGAGTAATACGAATTATCATGTCTTTACGGATCAGGGGCGGTTTATCCTGACTCTTTTTGAAGAACGGCGGGTGAAGGCTGAGGATCTGCCGTTTTTTTTCGCGTTTTCGGACCATCTTTCGCAGCGGGGAATCCAGACTCCTCGCGCTCTTCCAGATAGAAACGGGAGGAGCTTCGGGATGCTGGCGGAACGGGCGGCGACGTTTCTGAATTTCCTGCCGGGGAAGGATATTCCCAAGGTGCAACTCACGGCCGATCATTGCGCGTCGTTCGGGGAAGGACTGGCGCGGATGCATCTGGCGTCCGAAGGTTTTGATTTGAAGCGTAAAAATTCGATGGGACCGGAACGGTGGCAGGTTCTGGCGGAGAAGACCGCTGGAGGTGCGGACCGTTTCGAGCCGGGGTTAAGAGCATTCATCGCCGAAGAGCTTCAAATGCTAATGGCTTCGTGGCCGACGATGGAGGAGGCTCCCATTCCTGTCGGTGCCATCCATGCCGATCTGTTTCCCGACAATATTTTCTTTCTCGACGGGCGGATGAACGCGGTCATCGACTTTTATTTTTCCTGCACGGATTTTTACGCCTACGATCTGGCGATTTCGATCAATGCGTGGTGCTTTACGCCGGATCATCGGTTTTCTCCCGAGCGATACCGGGCGCTTATGGGTTCCTATCTTGGTGTGAGGGCGCTGAGCGATGAGGAGCGGCGGCTTTTGCCGCTGCTGTGCCGGGGGGCGGCGCTGCGGATTTTGCTTTCAAGGCTGGAGGAGACTCTGGAGCATGATCCCGAGAAGACGCTGATGATTCCGCACGATCCCGGCGAGTATCTGACGAAGCTGCGGTTTCATCAGGTGGAGGGCTTGCCGCGTGTCTAA
- a CDS encoding D-sedoheptulose 7-phosphate isomerase, with protein MAEKTFASLQSDFSKLLDACAESLGQGGKLLFFGNGGSAADAQHIATELTVRFVKDRAPLAALALTTDTSALTAIGNDFGFDHLFSRQIEALGQPGDIAIGISTSGNSPNVLRGLDAARAKKLVTVGLSGRNGGKMSKYCDILLIVPSDDTARIQEMHITLGHMLCGALEQKLGLA; from the coding sequence ATAGCGGAAAAAACCTTTGCAAGCCTGCAGTCGGATTTCTCCAAACTGCTTGACGCCTGCGCTGAAAGCCTCGGCCAGGGCGGAAAACTTCTCTTCTTCGGCAATGGCGGCAGCGCCGCCGACGCCCAGCACATCGCCACCGAACTGACGGTAAGATTCGTAAAGGACCGTGCGCCTCTGGCAGCGCTGGCCCTGACCACCGACACCTCCGCCCTGACCGCCATCGGCAACGATTTCGGCTTCGATCACTTGTTTTCAAGGCAGATCGAAGCCTTGGGCCAGCCCGGAGATATCGCGATAGGCATCAGCACCTCCGGCAACAGCCCGAACGTCCTCAGGGGGCTTGACGCCGCCCGCGCCAAAAAACTCGTCACCGTCGGCCTGTCCGGCCGCAACGGCGGAAAAATGTCAAAATATTGCGACATCCTGCTCATCGTCCCGTCCGACGACACCGCCCGTATACAGGAAATGCACATCACCCTCGGCCATATGCTCTGCGGCGCTCTGGAACAAAAACTGGGTCTGGCCTAG
- the ispH gene encoding 4-hydroxy-3-methylbut-2-enyl diphosphate reductase, whose translation MVQDDKTLKKPDLTLVLAAPRGFCAGVDRAIQIVELALQKYGRPVYVRHEIVHNKFVVDSLKAKGAVFVEELDEIPEDGQPVIFSAHGVPKSVPEAAQRREMFFIDATCPLVSKVHREAERHFEQGDTIILIGHAGHPEVIGTMGQLPSGAVMLVETLADVAALKADDPEHLAYCTQTTLSVDDTAAIVDALQKKFPAIKGPRKEDICYATTNRQAAMKEIAKGSDAVIVIGAPNSSNSNRLVEVAQQNGCSKAMLIQRAGDIDWAWMEGVRTLGLSAGASAPEVLVEEVVDLMRGRYHVTIRETVLTEENVTFKIPRVLSAA comes from the coding sequence ATGGTTCAGGACGATAAAACGCTTAAGAAGCCTGATCTGACTCTGGTTCTGGCGGCGCCCCGCGGGTTTTGCGCCGGTGTGGACCGGGCGATCCAGATCGTTGAACTGGCGCTGCAGAAATACGGGCGTCCGGTCTATGTTCGGCATGAGATCGTGCATAACAAGTTTGTCGTGGATTCGCTTAAGGCCAAGGGCGCGGTGTTTGTTGAGGAACTGGACGAGATTCCCGAGGATGGGCAGCCGGTGATTTTTTCCGCGCACGGGGTGCCGAAATCCGTTCCAGAAGCTGCTCAAAGACGGGAAATGTTTTTCATCGACGCGACGTGTCCGCTGGTGAGCAAAGTGCACCGCGAGGCCGAGCGGCATTTCGAGCAGGGGGACACGATCATCCTGATCGGTCATGCCGGGCATCCCGAGGTGATCGGTACAATGGGGCAACTGCCGTCCGGCGCGGTGATGCTGGTTGAAACGCTTGCTGATGTGGCGGCGCTGAAGGCCGATGATCCCGAGCATCTGGCGTATTGCACGCAGACGACTCTGTCGGTAGACGATACGGCGGCCATTGTCGACGCATTGCAGAAAAAATTTCCCGCCATCAAGGGGCCGCGCAAAGAGGATATCTGCTATGCCACGACCAATCGGCAGGCGGCGATGAAGGAAATCGCCAAGGGCAGCGATGCGGTGATCGTGATTGGTGCGCCGAACTCCTCCAACTCCAATCGCCTTGTCGAGGTGGCGCAGCAGAACGGCTGTTCCAAGGCCATGCTGATCCAGCGGGCGGGGGATATCGATTGGGCATGGATGGAGGGGGTGCGGACGCTGGGCCTGAGCGCAGGGGCTTCCGCGCCGGAAGTGCTGGTTGAGGAAGTCGTCGATCTGATGCGCGGGCGCTATCATGTCACGATCCGCGAAACGGTGCTGACGGAAGAAAATGTCACGTTTAAAATCCCCCGCGTGCTTTCTGCGGCCTAG
- a CDS encoding polyprenyl synthetase family protein, with protein sequence MAPSPREADPELQIEMNRVAEAVEKTIGHLLPETDLAENRLFQAMRHGTLSGGKRLRPFLTMHTANLFNVDPLRARRVAAAVEFVHCYSLIHDDLPAMDDAKLRRGKPTVHIQFDEATAILAGDALLTLAFEVLSEPETHEDPRVRCELVRSLAKAAGGHGMAGGQMLDLIGEREEFDLGTISRLQRMKTGKLMAFACEAGVILGKGGEPHRKALCNYAFDLGLAFQVTDDILDVEADPQDTGKDTRKDSQAGKSTFVSTMGKEQAKNRAEILVRQAIGHLKIFDGRAEKLQRLAQYVLERRA encoded by the coding sequence ATGGCACCCTCACCACGGGAAGCGGACCCGGAACTCCAGATTGAAATGAATCGTGTCGCCGAAGCGGTCGAAAAGACCATCGGCCATCTGCTGCCCGAAACCGATCTCGCGGAAAACCGTCTCTTTCAGGCCATGCGCCACGGCACTCTCAGCGGCGGAAAACGCCTGCGCCCGTTCCTGACCATGCATACCGCCAACCTTTTTAACGTCGATCCCCTTCGCGCCCGCCGCGTAGCCGCCGCCGTTGAATTCGTTCACTGCTATTCTTTGATCCACGATGACCTTCCGGCAATGGATGATGCCAAACTCCGCCGCGGCAAGCCGACCGTTCACATCCAGTTCGACGAGGCCACGGCCATTCTGGCGGGCGATGCCCTCCTGACTCTGGCCTTTGAAGTCCTGAGCGAACCCGAAACCCATGAAGACCCGAGGGTCCGCTGCGAACTGGTCCGCTCTCTGGCCAAGGCGGCGGGCGGTCACGGCATGGCCGGCGGCCAGATGCTCGACCTGATCGGCGAACGGGAGGAATTCGACCTCGGTACGATCTCGCGCCTCCAGCGCATGAAAACCGGAAAGCTGATGGCGTTCGCCTGCGAGGCCGGAGTAATCCTCGGCAAGGGCGGCGAGCCGCACCGCAAGGCGCTGTGCAATTACGCCTTCGACCTCGGCCTGGCCTTTCAGGTAACAGACGATATTCTGGACGTCGAGGCCGACCCTCAGGATACCGGCAAGGACACAAGAAAAGACTCACAAGCCGGAAAATCCACCTTCGTCTCCACCATGGGTAAGGAACAGGCCAAAAACCGGGCGGAAATTCTGGTCCGGCAGGCGATAGGGCACCTGAAGATATTCGATGGCCGCGCCGAAAAACTTCAGCGTCTGGCCCAGTACGTGCTTGAACGCCGCGCCTGA
- a CDS encoding PBP1A family penicillin-binding protein, with product MSKKKKKKGSSSKKSKKKRSLSVRLFKWLVILALWGGIFAVFVLGWFAKDLPDITRAAKFDRRPSITILAADGSIVARYGETKGRSVTVSDVPSDLIHAVLATEDRRFYSHPGIDILGVSRAMMINIGKGRLVQGGSTITQQLAKNLFLSYDRTLKRKVQEAMLAVWLEWHLTKDQILSAYLNRVYLGSGIYGVDAASEIYFGKSVKDINLRESAVLAGLLKAPSKYSPLANMDLALERSDVVLAAMADAGYLTSEEVKKVPRTLKKPPGGASVSKEAGYFADWVLNGLDELIGTPDMDLVVETTLDPKLQKKAEETLLARLKADGETLSISQGAVLVMRPDGAVLSMIGGKDRTDSEFNRATQSLRPPGSSFKPLVYVTALEKGWRSQSTILDAPLTEGKYRPDNFGGEYFGEVTLENALTRSMNTAAVRLMREVGVSAVINTARQMGITAELAPDLSLALGSSGVSMLEMTAAYASLANGGFGVNPYAVIKIKDSGGAIVYEKKPSAPQKILEGYAVKSLRQMMENVVEHGTGQRGNLPFPASGKTGTSQDYRDAWFIGFTDEMVTAIWLGNDDNSPMKKVTGGGPPADIWKAIMNAGHGKYKPIVYANNSAQPDDEGFGGMIGRLLKSDNPPKLKPKNRDARDFSHLND from the coding sequence GTGCCGCGAAATTCGACCGCCGCCCCTCCATCACCATTCTGGCCGCTGATGGCTCCATCGTTGCCCGTTACGGCGAAACCAAAGGGCGCAGCGTCACCGTCTCGGATGTTCCCTCCGATCTGATCCACGCGGTTCTGGCGACTGAGGACCGCCGTTTTTACAGCCACCCCGGCATAGACATTCTGGGCGTCTCCCGTGCGATGATGATCAATATCGGTAAGGGCAGGCTCGTTCAGGGCGGATCGACCATCACACAGCAGTTGGCAAAAAACCTCTTCCTGAGCTACGACCGTACCCTCAAACGAAAGGTGCAGGAAGCCATGCTGGCCGTCTGGCTGGAATGGCACCTCACCAAGGATCAAATCCTCAGCGCCTATCTCAACCGCGTCTATCTCGGCTCGGGGATTTACGGCGTGGACGCCGCCTCCGAAATCTATTTCGGCAAAAGCGTAAAGGACATCAACCTTCGTGAATCCGCCGTCCTCGCGGGCTTGCTCAAAGCCCCTTCGAAATATTCTCCTCTGGCCAACATGGATCTGGCGCTTGAGCGATCGGATGTCGTTCTGGCCGCCATGGCCGATGCCGGATACCTCACCTCTGAAGAAGTCAAAAAGGTGCCGCGGACACTCAAAAAGCCTCCCGGTGGCGCAAGCGTTTCCAAGGAAGCCGGCTATTTTGCCGACTGGGTTTTGAACGGTCTGGATGAATTGATCGGCACACCGGACATGGATCTGGTCGTGGAGACAACCCTTGATCCGAAACTCCAGAAAAAGGCCGAGGAAACTCTTCTGGCCCGCCTGAAGGCCGATGGCGAAACGCTCTCCATCTCGCAAGGGGCCGTTCTGGTCATGCGCCCCGACGGCGCAGTTCTCAGTATGATCGGCGGCAAGGACCGCACGGACAGCGAATTCAACCGCGCCACCCAATCCCTGCGCCCCCCCGGCTCCTCTTTCAAGCCGCTTGTGTATGTAACGGCCCTGGAAAAGGGCTGGCGCTCACAAAGCACCATTCTTGATGCGCCACTGACCGAGGGCAAATACAGGCCTGATAATTTCGGCGGGGAATATTTCGGAGAGGTCACGCTCGAAAACGCCCTGACCCGCTCCATGAATACCGCTGCCGTCCGCCTGATGAGGGAGGTCGGGGTTTCCGCTGTCATCAACACCGCCCGCCAGATGGGCATCACGGCGGAACTCGCGCCCGATCTCAGCCTTGCCCTGGGCAGTTCAGGCGTCTCCATGCTGGAGATGACGGCGGCCTATGCCTCTCTGGCCAATGGCGGGTTCGGTGTGAATCCCTACGCCGTAATTAAAATCAAGGATTCAGGCGGTGCGATCGTCTATGAGAAAAAGCCATCCGCGCCCCAGAAAATCCTGGAAGGTTACGCAGTCAAAAGCCTCAGACAAATGATGGAAAACGTCGTCGAGCACGGCACGGGTCAGCGCGGCAACCTGCCCTTTCCGGCATCGGGAAAGACCGGAACGTCACAGGATTACCGCGACGCCTGGTTTATAGGCTTCACCGATGAGATGGTGACGGCGATCTGGCTCGGTAACGACGACAACAGCCCGATGAAAAAAGTCACGGGCGGCGGCCCCCCGGCCGATATCTGGAAGGCCATAATGAACGCTGGGCATGGGAAATATAAACCGATTGTTTACGCCAATAATTCCGCGCAGCCCGACGATGAGGGTTTTGGAGGAATGATCGGGCGGCTCTTAAAATCCGATAACCCGCCCAAGCTCAAACCCAAAAACCGCGATGCACGGGACTTCTCGCATTTGAATGACTAG
- the rnhA gene encoding ribonuclease HI produces MSKAKVVEIYTDGACSGNPGPGGWGAILRWNGHEKELSGGEAETTNNRMEMMAVIQALKAMKKHSTIHLYTDSQYVKQGIEEWLEGWKAKGWKTAGKKSVKNQDLWIEIDALIQKHDVRLHWVRGHDGHPENERADALARAAIKKI; encoded by the coding sequence GTGTCTAAGGCGAAGGTGGTTGAAATATACACCGACGGCGCGTGCAGCGGGAATCCCGGCCCCGGCGGCTGGGGGGCGATTTTGCGCTGGAACGGACATGAGAAGGAATTGAGTGGCGGTGAGGCTGAGACTACCAACAACAGAATGGAAATGATGGCGGTCATTCAGGCACTCAAGGCGATGAAAAAACATTCGACCATTCATCTTTATACGGACAGTCAGTATGTGAAGCAGGGAATTGAAGAATGGCTGGAGGGCTGGAAGGCCAAGGGTTGGAAAACCGCCGGAAAAAAATCGGTCAAGAATCAGGATCTCTGGATAGAGATTGATGCTCTCATCCAGAAACACGACGTTAGGCTGCACTGGGTGCGCGGGCATGACGGGCATCCCGAGAACGAGCGGGCGGACGCGCTGGCGCGGGCGGCGATCAAGAAGATTTGA
- a CDS encoding serine/threonine protein phosphatase, whose translation MNNRYAIPEGVRVYAIGDVHGHLDVLERMHHEIANDLRRSADVTGHIVYLGDYIDRGPESADTLDTLLQLKKRDDGIFRSFLLGNHEHYLIRFLIDGDLSEAMDWMQWGGIETIQSYGYSFRTYPPVHDDLEEARDYMNTHVPEEHLNFLTQMPMALEIGGYFFAHAGVNPRKGFKDQDLWELIGIRQPFLSWHEEADYKPLPKKIVHGHTISKGPIIRPHRIGVDTGLFKGGPLTAAVLEGTNVRFLQVQR comes from the coding sequence ATGAACAATCGGTATGCGATACCGGAAGGAGTCCGGGTCTATGCTATTGGCGACGTTCATGGACATCTTGACGTCCTTGAGCGTATGCACCATGAAATCGCCAACGATTTGCGCCGTTCTGCCGATGTGACGGGGCATATCGTCTATCTGGGCGATTATATCGACCGGGGGCCGGAGAGCGCTGATACTCTGGATACTCTGCTGCAACTGAAAAAGCGCGATGACGGGATTTTCCGGTCTTTCCTGCTGGGGAATCACGAACATTACCTGATCCGTTTTCTGATTGACGGCGATTTGTCGGAGGCCATGGACTGGATGCAGTGGGGGGGAATCGAGACGATCCAGAGCTACGGCTATTCGTTCCGCACGTATCCCCCGGTCCATGACGATCTTGAAGAGGCGCGGGATTACATGAATACCCACGTTCCCGAGGAGCATCTGAATTTCCTGACGCAGATGCCTATGGCGCTGGAGATCGGGGGGTATTTTTTCGCCCACGCGGGGGTGAATCCGCGCAAGGGATTTAAAGATCAGGATTTGTGGGAATTGATCGGGATCCGGCAGCCGTTTCTGTCGTGGCATGAGGAGGCGGATTATAAGCCGCTGCCCAAAAAAATCGTTCATGGTCATACGATCTCCAAGGGGCCGATTATCCGGCCGCACCGGATCGGGGTGGATACGGGGCTGTTCAAGGGGGGGCCGCTGACGGCGGCGGTTCTGGAGGGGACGAATGTCCGGTTTCTTCAGGTTCAGCGCTAG
- a CDS encoding HAD family phosphatase produces the protein MAIKKPTIVIFDMDGTAVRHINPRLLHILETLDNIGYRISKFFTWLFRRGGKGRIIPLWHKNRKQPRLLVHRAMHKIRRKPVEQIVQPCPGLFTLLELFEQHQIPMALVSNGLGKGYGHDILEKFELNKHFPVTVFREDITKSKPSPEPILTALQWLNLELNENDVVWYIGDRRKDVIAALAAKEHLPCAVVPIAFGIHAAVAIIEKNIGAEHIYMSFYEMYDDLKPMLDDNPPPPRLHIGKPSDERIENNAAPERSTRRAASA, from the coding sequence ATGGCAATAAAAAAACCGACAATTGTGATTTTCGACATGGACGGAACCGCCGTCCGCCATATCAACCCGCGCCTGCTGCATATCCTTGAAACGCTGGATAACATCGGCTACAGAATTTCAAAATTCTTCACATGGCTCTTCCGGCGCGGCGGCAAGGGGCGCATCATCCCTCTCTGGCACAAGAATAGAAAGCAGCCGCGTCTTCTGGTCCACCGCGCCATGCACAAAATCCGCCGCAAACCCGTGGAGCAGATCGTTCAGCCTTGCCCCGGCCTGTTCACGCTTCTGGAGCTTTTCGAGCAGCATCAGATTCCGATGGCCCTGGTCAGCAATGGCCTCGGTAAGGGTTACGGCCACGACATTCTTGAAAAATTCGAACTGAACAAGCACTTTCCGGTAACGGTGTTCCGCGAGGACATCACCAAATCCAAACCCAGCCCTGAGCCGATCCTCACCGCCCTTCAATGGCTGAATCTGGAACTGAATGAAAACGATGTCGTCTGGTATATCGGCGACCGCCGCAAGGACGTCATCGCCGCCCTCGCCGCCAAAGAACACCTGCCCTGCGCGGTAGTGCCGATTGCCTTCGGAATTCATGCCGCCGTGGCGATCATTGAAAAAAATATCGGCGCAGAACATATCTATATGTCGTTCTACGAAATGTATGACGATTTGAAACCGATGCTGGACGACAACCCGCCCCCGCCGCGCCTGCACATCGGCAAACCGTCAGATGAACGCATTGAAAACAACGCCGCGCCGGAGCGATCAACCCGCAGAGCCGCCAGCGCCTGA
- the dxs gene encoding 1-deoxy-D-xylulose-5-phosphate synthase, producing MKTAHEKAQDNALILESETARNLPAVPSPFPALDRINAPADLKNLSDEELKNLAEDVRRFMIDSVSRTGGHLGAGLGVVELTVALHAVFDTPADRLIWDVGHQSYPHKILTGRRNRMHTLRQGGGLSGFTKRDESEYDPFGAAHSSTSISAGLGMAVARDLAKQAGEEKNNHVICVIGDGAMSAGMAYEAMNNAGSITIDDKKTNLIVILNDNEMSIAPPVGAMSRYLTRIVSSRSYHSVREFGKRITDILPSPIRNAVRKTEGTARNALGSGTFFEEMGFYYIGPVDGHNLDHLLPVLRNIKEADHEGPVLIHVITQKGKGYLPAENSDDKMHGVRKFDVITGAQAKTAIGAPSYTNVFAKALIGEAKKDQKIVGITAAMPSGTGMDAFSQEFPERMFDVGIAEQHAVTFAAGLAAEGYKPFVAIYSTFLQRAYDQIVHDVTIQNLPVRFALDRAGLVGADGQTHAGAFDIAYLGCLPNFVLMAPADESELVHMVATAAAYNDGPIAFRFPRGNGTGTPLPEKPEILEIGKGRIIRHGSEIAMLSYGTRLQECLLAAENLNKKGIAPTIADARFAKPLDSELVKELASNHRAMIVIEEGSSGGFGSKVLEVLSENDLLSSRLKIRCLKLPDRFQDQDDPEKQYDEAGLTARHIEKKVISLLS from the coding sequence ATGAAAACAGCCCACGAAAAAGCTCAAGACAACGCCCTCATTCTAGAAAGCGAAACCGCAAGGAATCTCCCGGCGGTCCCTTCGCCCTTTCCGGCATTGGACCGGATCAACGCCCCCGCCGACCTGAAAAACCTCAGCGACGAGGAACTGAAAAATCTGGCCGAGGACGTCCGCCGCTTCATGATCGATTCCGTCTCCCGCACGGGCGGACATCTCGGCGCGGGTCTGGGTGTCGTGGAACTGACGGTCGCCCTCCACGCCGTCTTCGATACGCCCGCCGACCGCCTGATCTGGGACGTCGGCCACCAATCCTACCCGCATAAAATTCTCACGGGCCGTCGGAACAGAATGCACACGCTGCGTCAGGGGGGCGGCCTCTCCGGCTTCACCAAACGCGACGAAAGCGAATACGATCCCTTCGGCGCCGCCCACAGCTCAACGTCGATCTCGGCAGGTCTAGGCATGGCCGTAGCCCGTGATCTCGCAAAACAGGCGGGAGAAGAAAAAAACAACCATGTCATTTGTGTGATCGGCGACGGCGCGATGTCCGCGGGCATGGCCTACGAAGCCATGAATAACGCGGGCAGCATCACGATCGACGACAAAAAAACCAACCTGATCGTCATCCTCAACGACAATGAAATGTCCATCGCCCCGCCCGTCGGAGCCATGAGCCGCTACCTGACGCGCATCGTCTCCTCGCGCTCCTACCATAGCGTCCGTGAATTCGGCAAAAGAATCACTGACATCCTCCCCTCGCCCATCCGCAACGCTGTCAGGAAAACGGAAGGAACCGCGAGGAACGCGCTCGGCTCGGGAACCTTCTTCGAGGAAATGGGCTTTTACTATATCGGCCCGGTCGATGGCCACAACCTCGACCACCTCCTGCCCGTGCTCCGCAATATCAAGGAGGCGGACCACGAAGGCCCGGTCCTGATCCATGTCATTACGCAAAAGGGCAAGGGCTACCTGCCTGCGGAAAATTCCGACGACAAGATGCACGGCGTCCGCAAATTCGACGTCATCACGGGCGCACAGGCGAAAACAGCAATCGGTGCCCCAAGCTACACGAACGTCTTTGCAAAGGCGCTCATCGGCGAGGCCAAAAAAGACCAAAAAATTGTCGGAATTACCGCCGCTATGCCCTCCGGCACCGGAATGGATGCGTTCAGCCAGGAATTTCCCGAACGGATGTTCGACGTTGGCATCGCCGAACAGCACGCCGTAACCTTTGCCGCCGGATTGGCGGCGGAGGGCTACAAACCCTTCGTGGCGATTTACTCCACATTCCTGCAGCGCGCCTACGATCAGATCGTCCACGATGTCACCATACAAAACCTGCCCGTGCGCTTTGCGCTCGACCGTGCCGGACTAGTGGGCGCAGACGGCCAGACCCATGCGGGCGCGTTCGACATCGCCTATCTTGGATGTCTGCCGAACTTTGTCCTGATGGCTCCGGCAGATGAATCCGAACTGGTTCATATGGTCGCGACCGCCGCAGCCTATAACGATGGCCCGATCGCCTTCCGCTTCCCCCGCGGCAACGGCACAGGCACCCCTCTGCCGGAGAAACCTGAAATTCTGGAAATCGGCAAAGGCCGGATTATCCGCCATGGGTCCGAAATCGCCATGCTCAGCTACGGAACACGCTTGCAGGAATGCCTCCTCGCAGCGGAAAACCTGAATAAAAAGGGCATCGCCCCGACGATTGCCGATGCCCGCTTCGCAAAGCCCCTCGACTCCGAACTAGTAAAAGAGCTGGCCTCAAACCACAGAGCCATGATCGTCATCGAGGAAGGTTCAAGCGGCGGCTTCGGTTCCAAAGTTCTGGAAGTGCTGAGTGAAAACGACCTACTGTCCTCACGTCTAAAAATCCGTTGCTTAAAGCTCCCCGACCGCTTTCAGGATCAGGACGATCCCGAAAAGCAATATGACGAAGCCGGCCTGACCGCCCGCCACATCGAGAAAAAAGTTATCAGCCTCCTATCATAG